A stretch of DNA from Sebastes fasciatus isolate fSebFas1 chromosome 16, fSebFas1.pri, whole genome shotgun sequence:
TACAGGGACAAAATATggcatttcttctttttttcattgtgaAGACTACAAACACTGCAAAACATGAAAAGTTGAGTATTATTGTTTAATATTGTGGATTAATAAAGTTTAACCTTCTTTCAAATTTCTGATCCATTAAATTTGGTTATTGAATAATTGTGACCAATCTGCGTACTCATCTGGACATGTTacctttcagggcttccgtacattCACTAACTTCAATGTGACTGATGATAATAACACTCGTATTCATATAAAACGTGAGGCAAACTAAATGTTTCTGATAGTGAGATTAATGTGTGTTCAGTTATAAGACAAACAGTCATCATGTAAACAAATCTATTATTTCATCATTTTGATCATCACAAACAGATGGAAGCCTGGCACATTATTAAATGTTGTATTCAtctattaaatacatttaatggtGATATTCATCTTGTGAAACAGTTCTAAAACCAGCTTGAAGTGGAGTTTAGTTTGAGATCATTTCTTTTAAACAAATGTGATTAAACATCGAGCTGCATAAAACGTCTCCTTTTCTTTAGTAGTTCTTTTAAGATCTCCTTAGAAAAAGATCAATTTCTCACAGCTGTATGTGAAGCTGTGATgtttaaataaacatgtttggTTTGTGATGCATTTGAAGTTAATTTTCAGGTGTGTGCACGTTCCCATCAACAAAAGATACGAcagttttttaaatgaaaatgtgcCAATAAGTGTGTTTGTAGAGAGATAAAACCCTGTGGAGACTCTTATTTCTCTCATTCCAACAACACATTCAGATTATATTTACTCTGTTTTCTTTGACACATTCATCAAACAGCAGTTTCTCTTCCTCGGTTCACTTtgacttctctttctctctgaatcTGGTTTTAACAGAATTCACCAGAAAATCACTAGAGAACAAGAACACCATTAGTTTGGTTTCTAGTTGATTCTCTTGAGCAGAAATGGCGTTACCATGGCAACTTTACAGAGAAGTCGACTTGACTTTGGCAAATCAGTAAGAATTTGATGCTGTATCGCAGATGTTTCTAGAAACACGTTACGAACGATGCTTGGGgaagaaaaatataattttgtgcAACTGGATGCTAAACTCTTAAATGCAACACAGAGCATCACGTCATTTACAGCTCAGTcaaacagcagtttgtgaaatagtcacgaaatttaatgtattgattagtGTACAGAGACACAACTTTCACATTTGTTACGTGATGGTCATCCGTCCACGTAgttgtgaaccaggaagcataaagagcggtgaacgcagagtagggaggaggtcggggaggATGGGTGGGTCTCAAAATACCAGATTTTtaccaggagaccgatgttggtgccccgtgtgaggccagaagtcaacgtggatttatttgtcacgtaacttccgtacataagttacggcacttccggtgttattttaacccaaaccgccatcttttcctaaacttaactaagtagtttgttgccttaacctaaccaagtccatcttttcttaaacataactaagtaggttgttgcctaaacctaaccaagtccatcttttcttaaacctaactaagtaggttgttgcctaaacctaaccaagtccatcttttcttaaacataactaagtaggttgttgcctaaacctaaccaagtccatcttttcttaaacataactaagtaggttgttgcctaaacctaaccaagtccatcttttcttaaacttaactaagtagtttgttgcctaaacctaaccaagtccatcttttcttaaacttaactaagtagtttgttgccttaacctaaccaagtctatcttttcttaaacctaactaagtagtttgttgcctaaacctaaccaagtctatcttttcttaaacctaactaagtaggttgttgcctaaacctaaccaagtccatcttttcttaaacctaactaagtaggttgttgcctaaacctaaccaagtccatcttttcttaaacctaactaagtaggttgttgcctaaacctaaccaagtccatcttttcttaaacctaactaagtagtttgttgcctaatcctaaccaagtccatcttttcctaaacctaactaagcagttttattttgaaaagaccggagTGGAAATTGAGCcatgtgtcacgtgttgctggacattcgtaggaaaaagcacaaataacgtgttgttgaaagtcgtgctgggAGTCACaagaaaaaagtgaaattcatGTTTAtgaacacgaatcaaatagattaaatttcgtgactatttcacgatcTGCCGTGAGACTATGACGTCATTTGACACCCGTAGAAAACATCAAACGTGCCGTAGTTCGGGTTCAGCAGCCGGGATGTTCTGATCTCGATGTGACATAATAGTTGTTTTTGGAGACAGTCGCTGTGCCTCAGTGCTGTGGATGTTTCCTGATGGGTGAAACCCACAATGACATGAAGATCATGCTATTTGATTAAAATTCTGCTTTCAAAGCATTAGAAATGATCTGtggccttttgttgattgttttACAAACTCTGATGTATCCACATATCTGAGGCTCCTCTGTGCAAACTCATCCGATAActctttattttacaggtccgcaaactTCATGGttattaggtgataattagcaagtaacctattggAAATTTCTTTTGAATTAATGCCAAATTagcccaatatttacctcaaaatgtactgtatatctcaccattgtgtgacttaatGTCTACACAAATCTatcctggtagctgatgtcatgattcagggaggtttttaagacatttattattattatctatttatcagcagacatggaaatgatcagctattgggaaatagtggaatataattattatataatgtttataacaaagtcattttcgataaatgtttgaggtaaatattgaagTGATTTGTCAGTAATTCctaataggttacttgctaattatcacctaattaccatgaaatgtgtGGACCTGTAAGATGAAGTGTTACCACTCATTTAGTCTCTTTCTAACCCTCACGCCTACATTTTCTGGTGGAAATCATTATTTGCAAAGAGACCAGATGGAGTATCGGTTTATGGCGGGTACGGTAGATTGAACCTTTATCTGAAATTCATTTCTATTTAAACAAAACCATCATTGTTCACTTGTTTGGTGAAAATGAAGACTGATTTTAAACTTTTATCGGTGAACCGACTCGCCACCGTCACACCCTCACGGAGCCGGATCTCCATCAGATGGCTTTCCCCAGGATGAGGATGCTCATGAGGAAGACCATGATGAAGAAGAGCCACATGAAGAAGCGATCCATGACCTTGGCGACCTTCCTCCACTCCCCGATACGCAGCTGAGCGGCTCGCTGGTCCTGGTACGAGTTGGCAATGTACTCAACGTTCCTGCGTAGTCCCTGGTGCTGGCAGACACACTGGGTTCTCACCAAgatctccctccttctctcccccccggcgccgcctcctcctccgtcaCCTCCTACGCCTTTCTTTTCCTCCAcatgctctcctcctcctcctgctcctcctgctcctcctgctcctccagcGTTGGACTCCTCCGGCTCCCCTTCAggtcctccagcagctccttcCTCCTCCGAGTGGTCGATGGTCACAAACAGATCCTCCTTCCAGTCCGTCTGGTTGGTCGGATCCCGTCCTAGCTTCAGAGACTCCCCGTCCTCCTCCACCCTGCCCCCCCACACCTGCCCGTTCACATCCCAGCTGGTTCCTTTGGGGTTGCTGCCGTTGGCCGACGGGGCTTCGGACTCCTCCTGAGACAGAGGTTGTTTCCTGGACGACGTCCCGCCGAGGCAATTCTCTCCGACCTCGTAGACGAAGCAGATGCGGGCGAGGTAGTTGAGGATGAAGCGCTCGGCCCACCGCGGGACGGGACGGGCCTCGGGACCGCAGTGGTGGATGTTCATGATGAAGATGGTGAGCGCTGTTGATGCAGTGACCATCGTCATGGTAGCGATGTAATACTTTCCTGTTGAAGAAGGGAAGTGAAGATCAGTTAGAGTTCAAAATGCTCACACAGGTAAATCTTTAAAGGGTAGCGGCTAGAAGGGAGCTGCAatctggggaaactctcgctaGATGGTTGACTTCAAAtatttaaggttaggataggtcgtcgggcagcgagtcttgcaagagtttttgcagatctcagatcagattttgtgGTTTGCGACCTCTTGAAAGTCTCAATGTCAAATGTCAGCTTTTGCCAGAAGAGTTCCTTTCAGCCAGAAAAAGTGAACAACATCAACTTGTTTcctaaatattaaaaaaaaatcacaaattattaATCTCTTGTTAAAAGGGGGGTTCATTTTGTCCCCTCACACCTTAAAATActcgaggcggtgcgccgccaccggctctaggtcggcttggaaaggctcggggtgaaggtgcttcccggggccgtgacCAAAGTGCTCGCTGCTCCCTctcacgtaaaaggcgccaggggtctgcggtgatgtcggcaacccacccgacccgtcttgaaacacggaccaaggagtctaactcacgtgcgagtcagagggtgacagcaaaaccctgtggcgcaatgaaagtgagggccggcgtgcgttgggcccaaaaatactttttcccataggcttccattgggaaagagacgtctgtaactcagaggatcatttctttgttgaggtgaatcaactccccaggaTGAACACTCTGATAGTCCTGATTTAAATGAATCCAGAgttccttcctctgttcatgtggatgagacccagaccgaggctggagcgagggctgtgAGGAGGAGTTAGCAAGCTGTGACGGAGTTGAACCAAGTCACATCTTAAAATCTACTTTACTTTATACTGGAATGAGTTTTCAGCGGATTTGTATGTTTATCTTTGACAGAGACAGTTATTTCTGGTCGTACAATGTAAGTTTAACATGTAGTTAAAATATTCAGGATACAACAGTTGTACTCGTTGTACCTCTTTAGTGTAACTGTCTGTACAGAGAGTTCTGAGAGGATTAACTGCTGTTGGCGACACTGAGACCTGAAGGTTGAACTTCTGAGAGATCATTGATTCCTTTTAAATAACCGCTGACGGGCCTCATCGACCTGCAGCCCTCCTCCTTCACTCTGCTGTTAGCCAGCAGACATCAACACGCTGTTTACTGCCGGGCTCACAACCAGAATCTTTAGAAACACAAAGACAGCACACGCAGAGGAACTGCAGATCTGCTGGTCTGGTAACCGTCTCCTCCTGAACAACAGGAAACTGTATCCCAGCTTATCCAACATTCATTTAAAACTCATCCACGTACAGTCTCCTCTGATCTGAGGCTCTTATTCtgaaggggggaggaggaggatgcaggTGCAACATACCAACCAGTTGCAGGTTTAACACCACATCCAGCCTGGGAACGCCAGGAACGTCGCCTGCGTCGTATTTGTCGCGTGGCGGCTGTGTGATTGACACGTCGGGcgttctttctttctatatagagtttgccttttaatggccgttttatttcattataaatgtaatttctatttattttagacagagaaaggttcaaaAAGGtgtgtaatttgtaaataatagtaataatccaccattaaaaccccgtactatattcattcatggagctctccaagtcactgcatgttctacaacactgtccttcacatatttcagaataaaagcctcgtgttaacaaattaaggaattctgtccacagaaaaaacttttaagggcttttattttgaaatgaaagtagGAAGTATTGATTTAAaagtatttactttttttcatctccgtaacatattctacagatagagacatgtaaactgtagtaatgtagctgatatgatgtcaatatacagtcaatagatcaccttcactgtctgttgttgctgtgaaccgcgcgctccagacgttcccagagTGATGGTTCAAGGACCAGTATGCAACATTTAGGGGatctataaatataatatttataagtatgttttctttagtgtataaccacctgaaactgagagtgctttcacatcagggacccgggcctGGATCCGAGTACACTGGTCCCTAAAGTCCAGTTGGTTTTATtcgtgtgaacgctccgtactgTACGTGAacaggtggtctggagtacggttcatgtggactcgggtacggttcacaTCAGGTGTAACGTAACGCCCCCTAACAAGACTCCTGAGTCCTCTCACCTATCAGCGGGACGCTCTCGGAGGGCGGCATGCTCTCAGCCACCAACAGCTGAAACACGGTGAGGGCCAGCAGCACCGTGACGCCCAGAGACACCTTTTCACCGGAGTCGGCCGGCAGGTAGAAGCCCAGCGGAGCCAGAAAGGAGATCATCATGCAGGGGATGAGGAGGTTGAAGATGTAGAAGGAGGACCGTCTCTTCAGGTGGAGGCTGAAGGTGATGTCCGGGTACGGGTCTGAACAGCAGCCGTACAGGATGACGTTCTTCTTCGCCGGCATGCCCAGAACCTGAGTAGAGAAATCATTAGTGAAAGAATTACATTCAGGAATGAGGTGTTAGTCTGAGCAGGTCACCGCTCACCTCCCACTCCACGTTGGGGACAAAGTCGGCCAGGTCGGCGGTGTCCAAGGCGTTGAACAAGTCCATCTGGTTACCGTTGTGAGTCCACGATCCGAAGGTCAGGTGACACTGCTGCAAGTCGAAGGGGAAGAAGGCCACGTCCACGGAGCAGGAGCTCTTAGTGATGGCCGGCTGGTCCCACATCACCTTGCCGTCGTTACTTATAACCACGTTGGTCTCCATGGAGCTGGAGAACTCGTCGTCTGCactgtggaggaggaagaagagcaggAACAGGAGATCAGAGAAGGTCATAACAGGTCATTCATCAGTCAGATACCACCTACCAGTTGCACTACGTCACCTACCTGTTATAGAGCACTATGTCACCTACCTGTTATACAGCACTACGTCACCTACCTGTTATAGAGCACTACGTCACCTACCTGTTATACAGCACTACGTCACCTACCTGTTATACAGCACTACGTCACCTACCTGTTATAGAGCACTATGTCACCTACCTGTTATACAGCACTACGTCACCTACCTGTTATACAGCACTATGTCACCTACCTGTTATACAGCACTACGTCACCTACCTGTTATACAGCACTATGTCACCTACCTGTTATACAGCACTACGTCACCTACCTGTTATACAGCACTACGTCACCTACCTGTTATAGAGCACTACGTCACCTACCTGTTATACAGCACTACGTCACCTACCTGTTATACAGCACTATGTCACCTACCTGTTATACAGCACTACGTCACCTACCTGTTATACAGCACTACGTCACCTACCTGTTATAGAGCACTACGTCACCTACCTGTTATACAGCACTACGTCACCTACCTGTTATACAGCACTACGTCACCTACCTGTTATAGAGCACTACGTCACCTACCTGTTATACAGCACTACGTCACCTACCTGTTATACAGCACTATGTCACCTACCTGTTATACAGCACTACGTCACCTACCTGTTATACAGCACTACGTCACCTACCTGTTATAGAGCACTACGTCACCTACCTGTTATACAGCACTACGTCACCTACCTGTTATACAGCACTATGTCACCTACCTGTTATACAGCACTACGTCACCTACCTGTTATACAGCACTATGTCACCTACCTGTTATACAGCACTACGTCACCTACCTGTTATACAGCACTACGTCACCTACCTGTTATAGAGCACTACGTCACCTACCTGTTATACAGCACTACGTCACCTACCTGTTATAGAGCACTACGTCACCTACCTGTTATACAGCACTACGTCACCTACCTGTTATACAGCACTATGTCACCTACCTGTTATACAGCACTACGTCACCTACCTGTTATACAGCACTACGTCACCTACCTGTTATAGAGCACTACGTCACCTACCTGTTATACAGCACTACGTCACCTACCTGT
This window harbors:
- the LOC141752192 gene encoding neuronal acetylcholine receptor subunit alpha-10-like, translating into MKLLCSGSITYLLLLPVCLAAHGRYAQKLLTDLFTNYTNALRPVEDTDHIINVTLQITLSQIIDMDERNQILTTYLWVRQVWMDAYLTWKKEDYDGLDTIRIPSSYVWRPDIVLYNSADDEFSSSMETNVVISNDGKVMWDQPAITKSSCSVDVAFFPFDLQQCHLTFGSWTHNGNQMDLFNALDTADLADFVPNVEWEVLGMPAKKNVILYGCCSDPYPDITFSLHLKRRSSFYIFNLLIPCMMISFLAPLGFYLPADSGEKVSLGVTVLLALTVFQLLVAESMPPSESVPLIGKYYIATMTMVTASTALTIFIMNIHHCGPEARPVPRWAERFILNYLARICFVYEVGENCLGGTSSRKQPLSQEESEAPSANGSNPKGTSWDVNGQVWGGRVEEDGESLKLGRDPTNQTDWKEDLFVTIDHSEEEGAAGGPEGEPEESNAGGAGGAGGAGGGGEHVEEKKGVGGDGGGGGAGGERRREILVRTQCVCQHQGLRRNVEYIANSYQDQRAAQLRIGEWRKVAKVMDRFFMWLFFIMVFLMSILILGKAI